A region of the Candidatus Krumholzibacteriia bacterium genome:
GGGTCTGTACCGGCTCGAGGGTGATGTTTTCGTGAGCGTCGCGGAGGGCGGGCCGTGGCGGTAGGACCGGCGGCTGATGCCGGTCGGTATCGTGGCCCGGACTCGATGGTGGGAGAGACCGTGGTCCCGCACTGCGGTCGGCCGGGTGGGGTGCGGCCACGGGCGGCGGACTGAGCCGCGGCGTGGCGGGCGAGCCCAGTCGGCCCGTGAAGCGGTTCGTTCCGTGACGCTCTCGACGTCGATCGGCGCGGACTCCTCGTACGGCGCGTGCGTGCCACCGGTCAGGCTGTCTTCGTACGCCGTGCCGCGACCCCCGACCACCGCTCAGAGCCCGAGTTCCCTTCGCAGCGCCGCAACGTCAGGCCGCATCACGGTGCTCGTGTCGTCGCGCGCGCTGAAGTCCAGCAGCAACACCTCCAGCAACTCGCGGCCCCCCGGTGTCTTCGCTGCCTGCCGCGGTGTGGCACCGCGAAGAGCGGGCAGCGGAGTGTCGGGCCACGTGCGCCAGTGCTCGGCGTTCATGTGCGTCAGCATCGCCTGCACCTCGGGAGATCTCTGCAGCTCCTCGAACTCGCCCCTCCGCACCGACCGCGAGGACGACTTTCCTTCGACTGCCCTTCCGGCCAGCTGCTGCTCGACCGACTCGATCACGTTGCCGATCAGCACGGCTCGCTCGCCGAGCCGCGTGGCGATCTCCTCCTGGATCGTCTCGGACCGAGATCGGGAGTTGACCTCCACGCTCATCCGGTCGCCACGAACCTCGATGTGCCCCAGCACGGTGCTCGTCCATTCGGAGTGCTGGGCATTGCCCTCCTTGATCCACGGGAACCGCACGGCGAGCAGAGTACCCGACCGGTCGCGCTCGCACTCGTCCTCGAAGGCATCGGGATCGTCTTCGAGGGTCAAGGGCAGCAGGGCGGTGAAAGCGTCCTGCGGTGAACACTCCAACCTGTACTCGACTCGCGTCAGCTCGAACGGCTCCCCATCCGTGTTCTGCAGGGTGGGGAGGGCGGGATCGAGAATGTCTTCGCGCAGTTCCAGATAGAGTCCGCGCAGCTCGATCCGGTAGTCGTCGAGAACCTCGGCGTCGAGATCACGATCGCGGGCGATGCGTTCGCGGAACGTGACGATCGCGTCGAAGTAACGCGAGGGAATCGGATAGGGAGCGCAGCCCAGCATGATCGCCTGGCCATCCATGCGCACGACCTTCGTGAATACGATGTCGCCCGGACGGAGCATCGTCGAGGCCTGCCGTTCGCGCACGGTCACCTCGTTCTGCCGGAAGATGTCGCGGAGCTTGATCTCTCGGCCCGGAACGGGCGCGAGCACCAGGTAGAACGTGAACGGCTCCTCCGACGCCGCCTCGATGAAGCGCAGCTCGTAGGAGTCCAGACGCGTTCCCTTGCGTCGGGCGAAGTGACGGGCCGGTGGAATCGCGGGGCGCTGGACGTGCTCGCTCTCCCAGCACTGCTCGGGCTCCCAGTCGAACAGCATCCACGGTGGGAACGAGGTGTCGGACTCCGGCCACTCGTCGTGT
Encoded here:
- a CDS encoding SEC-C domain-containing protein; translated protein: MSRGRNDPCPCGSGKKHKKCCLPRDESASIAETGWLRMRRTEGELVEKMIVHVDRYYGPGALQEAWDEYLLWPDAPAAHDEWPESDTSFPPWMLFDWEPEQCWESEHVQRPAIPPARHFARRKGTRLDSYELRFIEAASEEPFTFYLVLAPVPGREIKLRDIFRQNEVTVRERQASTMLRPGDIVFTKVVRMDGQAIMLGCAPYPIPSRYFDAIVTFRERIARDRDLDAEVLDDYRIELRGLYLELREDILDPALPTLQNTDGEPFELTRVEYRLECSPQDAFTALLPLTLEDDPDAFEDECERDRSGTLLAVRFPWIKEGNAQHSEWTSTVLGHIEVRGDRMSVEVNSRSRSETIQEEIATRLGERAVLIGNVIESVEQQLAGRAVEGKSSSRSVRRGEFEELQRSPEVQAMLTHMNAEHWRTWPDTPLPALRGATPRQAAKTPGGRELLEVLLLDFSARDDTSTVMRPDVAALRRELGL